One part of the Prionailurus bengalensis isolate Pbe53 chromosome B2, Fcat_Pben_1.1_paternal_pri, whole genome shotgun sequence genome encodes these proteins:
- the HEY2 gene encoding hairy/enhancer-of-split related with YRPW motif protein 2, whose product MKRPCEETTSESDMDETIDVGSENNYSGQSTSSVIRSNSPTTTSQIMARKKRRGIIEKRRRDRINNSLSELRRLVPTAFEKQGSAKLEKAEILQMTVDHLKMLQATGGKGYFDAHALAMDFMSIGFRECLTEVARYLSSVEGLDSSDPLRVRLVSHLSTCASQREAAAMTSSLAHHHHPLHPHHWAAAFHHLPAALLQPNGLHASESTPCRLSTASEVPPAHGSALLTATFAHADSALRMPSTGSVAPCVPPLSTSLLSLSATVHAAAAAATAAAHSFPLSFAGAFPMLPPNAAAAVAAATAISPPLTVSATSSPQQTSGGTNSKPYRPWGTEVGAF is encoded by the exons ATGAAGCGCCCTTGCGAGGAGACGACCTCCGAGAGCGACATGGACGAGACCATCGACGTGGGGAGCGAGAACAATTACTCGGG GCAAAGTACTAGCTCTGTGATTAGATCGAATTCCCCAACAACAACATCTCAGATTAtggcaagaaagaaaaggagaggg ATAATAGAGAAAAGGCGTCGAGATCGGATAAATAACAGTTTATCGGAGTTGAGACGACTGGTGCCAACTGCTTTTGAGAAACAA GGATCTGCGAAGTTAGAGAAAGCCGAAATACTGCAAATGACAGTAGATCATTTAAAGATGCTTCAGGCAACTGGGGGTAAAG GCTACTTTGACGCACATGCTCTTGCCATGGACTTCATGAGCATTGGATTCCGGGAGTGCTTAACGGAGGTGGCCAGGTATCTGAGCTCCGTGGAGGGCCTGGACTCCTCGGATCCCCTGCGGGTACGACTGGTCTCTCATCTCAGCACGTGCGCCTCGCAGCGGGAGGCGGCGGCCATGACGTCCTCACTGGCCCACCACCATCACCCCCTGCACCCGCACCACTGGGCGGCGGCCTTCCACCATCTCCCCGCTGCCCTGCTCCAACCCAACGGACTCCACGCCTCCGAGTCAACGCCTTGTCGCCTCTCCACGGCTTCAGAAGTGCCTCCTGCCCACGGCTCCGCCCTGCTCACGGCCACGTTTGCCCACGCCGATTCTGCCCTTCGGATGCCGTCAACGGGCAGCGTTGCCCCCTGCGTGCcacctctgtccacctctctcttgtccctctcGGCCACTGTCCACGCGGCCGCTGCAGCAGCCACCGCAGCCGCGCACAGCTTCCCTCTGTCCTTCGCGGGGGCCTTCCCCATGCTCCCCCCGAACGCAGCTGCAGCAGTGGCAGCCGCCACCGCCATCAGCCCGCCCCTAACGGTGTCAGCCACCTCCAGCCCTCAGCAGACCAGCGGCGGAACAAACAGTAAACCTTACCGACCCTGGGGGACAGAAGTGGGAGCTTTTTAA